The region ACTCCACGTGCGAATTCAAGGACAACTGGTAATAACAATGCAGTATCCAGTCGATGGGTAGAGGATGCTTCTTTCTTACGTGTTCAGAACATTACTCTTGGTTACCAACTGCCACAAAATTTTATAGAAAGAATACGCTTACAACAAGCCAGGATCTATTTGTCTGGCCAAAACTTATATACATGGACAGAATATCTGGGTTATAATCCTGAAGTAAGTGGCTATGAAGGAGCGTTAACCGGAGGAGTGGATTATGGAGCCTATCCGTTACCGAGGACAGTTACTCTTGGAGTTAATATAGGGTTCTAGATTTTTTAAAGGAGATGTTCAATTAAACTAAAATAGTAAGTAATGAAAACGAAAGTAATGAGATTAAAGAATATAAAAGGTCTCTGCGTGGGTCTAATATGTAGTATTCTCTTGAATTCTTGTAGTGAAAACTTTGTGGATCTACAACCGATTTCTGAAACTACAACGGTTAATTTTTATCAAACCGCTGATGATATTAGGAATGCTGTGAACGGGGCCTATGCAGCACTGCAGGCGGACGGGATATCAATAGATAGTTATGTTTTTGGAGAAATTCGTTCTGATAACGCCATGCCGGTTCCATCAGGCTCAGTTACGAGCCAGGATGAATTTGATAGGTTCTATATACAATCAACAAATCCTTATATAGAGGAACGTTGGAATGATAGTTACCGTGCAATCTCTCGATGCAATATCATCTTGGAGAGGATTGAAAACATAGAGATGGAGGAAGATATGAGAAATATGTATATAGGAGAAGTGAAATTTATTCGAGCATATGTTTATTTTGAGTTAGTCCGCACGTATGGAGATGTCCCGTTGGTTTTGAAGGAAATCCAAAATCCAAATGAAGCATATGAGTATGGCCGAAATTTAACAGCAGAAGTTTATTCTCAAATTGAAAGTGATCTTCAGGAGGCAGAAGCAGCTTTGTCACCATATAATGAAGATTTAGGACGTGCGACGGGAGTGTTAGCTCAACTCTGTCTGCTTCTTCTCCCGGGGGTACCCCCGGGAGAAGAAAATTT is a window of Salegentibacter salegens DNA encoding:
- a CDS encoding RagB/SusD family nutrient uptake outer membrane protein — protein: MKTKVMRLKNIKGLCVGLICSILLNSCSENFVDLQPISETTTVNFYQTADDIRNAVNGAYAALQADGISIDSYVFGEIRSDNAMPVPSGSVTSQDEFDRFYIQSTNPYIEERWNDSYRAISRCNIILERIENIEMEEDMRNMYIGEVKFIRAYVYFELVRTYGDVPLVLKEIQNPNEAYEYGRNLTAEVYSQIESDLQEAEAALSPYNEDLGRATGVLAQLCLLLLPGVPPGEENFSFSFHWWLSPTLADLQI